In a single window of the Rhinolophus ferrumequinum isolate MPI-CBG mRhiFer1 chromosome 21, mRhiFer1_v1.p, whole genome shotgun sequence genome:
- the LOC117013695 gene encoding uncharacterized protein LOC117013695 — translation MWPPGSSFFSMLSLMQESQDGQPGSVEKTESSLPSPWSCYSSHSLSSCLPPPRLPSPGLVTRDGLRRRSTFLVVGGDTMVMPRVGLRSPENREPGHLESQPRARASSLSSGRQVAAPTGLGRASAAGARGAVANFLQLAFPPPSRPRASDPPPGDCGGSPDPGAAEAQAHRLAPGAN, via the exons ATGTGGCCTCCTGGCTCCAGTTTCTTCAG TATGCTGAGTTTGATGCAAGAAAGTCAGGATGGCCAGCCCGGAAGCgtggagaaaacagaatccaGCCTCCCTTCTCCCTGGTCCTGCTACAGCTCCCACTCCCTCTCTTCATGCCTCCCTCCTCCACGGCTCCCTTCCCCAGGCTTGGTGACCCGAGACGGCCTTAGAAGAAGGTCTACTTTCCTGGTGGTGGGGGGGGACACCATGGTTATGCCACGCGTGGGGCTCCGAAGCCCTGAGAACCGGGAGCCAGGCCACCTGGAGTCTCAGCCCCGCGCCCGAGCTAGCAGCCTCTCCTCtggccggcaggtggcagcaccCACCGGGTTGGGTCGAGCCTCCGCGGCGGGCGCTCGCGGAGCTGTTGCTAACTTTCTCCAATTGGCGTTCCCACCTCCCTCCAGGCCGCGGGCCTCAGATCCCCCGCCGGGCGACTGCGGTGGGAGCCCAGACCCCGGGGCAGCGGAGGCGCAGGCACACCGCTTGGCCCCGGGCGCTAATTAA